The genomic segment TGGCTGCTGATGGCAGCGTGGATGGGAGCTCTGCCCTCTGCATCCTGAGGAAATGACAGGAGTGAACAGTGAGAAATACAGCATGTTTACAACTTCCTTCTGTAGTGTcaagtaaaagtagaagtatACTCTGGGCAATACCGCATTGCATAAGTACTGATGTGTTCGTTATTTAACCTTCTTTTTATACCGCGGGACATTTAGAAAAAACTGACATCTTTCAGTCCTCTGTCAAACACAAAGACTGAATTGGatcgagaaaaaaaagaaaaaaggatcgAACACAAGAATTGCATCAGAATTGATCATTTTAGCCTCTACAGAACACTTCATGATTACCCCGAACAGTGCATGTGACTACGATCAATGCAACACCACATACCCCACTACCCACCCTCTGGATGTAATGGGACTGACCTGTGTGTTAACATTAGCTCCAAACTCCAAAAGGCACTGCACCACCTCCTCCAACCCCCAACTGCTTGCTAGGTGTAGAGGCGTTTGTCCATCCCGGGCTTCTTCATCTCCTTCTCCATTTGGACCTGGCTTCCTGGGGCTGTTCACGTCACACCCACTACAAACACGCAACACAGATATTAGACTATAATACCTAGACACATTTACTTCAGTGCATCAAGCATCTCAACTTCTCATTGGGCAGGCTTctaatttaatttcatcataccctcattttttaaatattttgcatTGACAAGCTTTGTGAAAATCTTAGCATAATAGCATGCTCAGATCGAAAGATTCACAATCTCTGCACATATTGGTAACTATTGTTAAGAAGGACTGGCAGACCTGCGGATGAGGAAGCAGGCAGAAACCTCATTATTCTCATCAACAGCTCTGTGCAGGAGGGTCTGCTCGCATCCTGAAGGCCCTATGTTCCAACACGTCGCATCACAGCCATGGCGGACCTGGGTGggacaaacaggaaaaaaaaaaacactcaaaatgcaAGAAAGTGACATAGGTAACATAGGTCTATGATTATGTGGAAATCAGCTTTGGTGGCTGATAGAGAGTCTCACCAGTGTGGAGGCAATATCTTCCAGGCCATTCTCCAGAGCCAGCCACAGTGGAGGGTCGCCCTTGTCATCAACTACAGACATATCAGCTCCTCTTGTGCAAATGGCATCTACCACCAGTGGGAGCTGGTTACTGATGGCCAACTGTAATGCTGTTTGTCCCTCTTGGGTCCTTGTGTAGAAGGAAAATATATCAACATTCAATGCAGAAAAATCAGGTACAATGTGAAACCCATAACCCTTACATCTGCAGCATAACCCTGGCATTACCTAACATTGATGTCTGCCTGATGTTCAAGAAGGAAGAGGGCACTTTTGCTGTCCTGTCTCTGGATGGCCATGTGAAGAAGGGTTTGTCCATTGGACATAGTGTCGTTGATAGAAGCGCCTGAGCCCAACAGCTGAGCTGCTATGGTGTGCATACCTGAAAGAGCAGAATTATAATATATGTTTAATATATAATTTAGATTAAACTGTTAAAGCAGAATCAACAGTATTACTACAGTAGTTGCTAAGCTATGTACCTGTCCAGAGGGCGAGGCCCAACACAGTCTGGTCCATGGAGTCTTTGAGACTGAAGTCAGGTATTATCTGGAAGTTGTTGGTAGCATGAAGTGCATTggctgcaagaaaaaaaaaagggattgtcagctgagattggcacaggaccctcatgtggaggccTGTCAGTTTACAGCTTAGCTCCAGGCATTGAAATCGATCAAATTTCCCCAAACATTTGCTGACCTTTTTGCTCAAGGATGACAGAGACAACATCTGGATGGTTGTGAGCAATGGCCATGTGGAGAGGGGACTGTAGAGCCACACCATTGCTTTCGTCAGGCATGGCCTTCTGGGTCTGCAGGTTGGGGTTGGCCCCCTGCTGGAGCAGCTCTGCTGTCAGGCTTGCAAGGCCACAGCGACATGCTGTATGAAGCGGGCTCTCACCCTGAAAAAGGCACAGGGATCCATAAGACTTTTATTCGTCATACAAAAATATTTCACCAATATCTTATGATTAAGCCTTCAAGTTAGTATTACACTTTAAATTAAGCAggaattaaaatattttatttacccTTGAATAAAAGCTCAGTATAATCTCAAGCTGTCTAAAACCATAATTTTTACATCTTTGATGCCTCAAACCATTCAATAAAGCTCAGAATAAGGTGGTGGGTGTATCAACAACCatcacattattaaaatgaCAATGATTGTATGGGGACACAGAAACTGACATGCTTCCTGCACACCAcatgtaaatttgtttttacacaCCCATTTGTTGACATGGTTGACCTTTGCTCCATGGGTAGCCAGGAAAAGAGATGCTGCCTCGTTGCCTGCCCCAGCTGCTCTCTGCATGAGACAGTttcctacaaaaaaaacagaatatttttttataacatcaCAAGCATCATTCCATCTGGACAGACATTGCTGTAACGACATTAATTAAAAAGCACCTGTGGTAGTGTCGGGTGCATCTGGGTTGCTTCCTCTCTGGATGAGCTGTGCTGCAAAACTGTTCTCATCAAATGACGTGCCATTCACGACTGGTACATCATCCTCAAATGGATTTACTGATGTGCCAGAGGACACAGTGATATACTGCAGGGCGAGCCACAGAGCTGTGCTGCCCTCATGGTCCTTGAGTTCCAGGTCAAGCCTAattggatggagagagaggtaATGCATGATTAAATCCAAAAGAAGGCAGTAATCACCAAGATGGAGAGATTATAGCAGGTTACCGAAGGCATTATCTTTGGAGGTAAATATGACCCAGGTGGCATGATGTGTACTTAAGAATGAGTCTGAAGCTAATATTTTCAAAATTGTTTAATTATTAACTAGCTAGGGTTTGCTTCTGGTGACAAATTTAAACCAAGCACACTGTATGCAACTTTGCATGTCAGAAACAAACCCACTAATTCCACATGAAGACAGATACTTACTGTTTGCATTGTAGTAGCTGGCTGAACACTGGCTCATTCCCTGATGCCACAGCTTCATGCAAGGGAGttctacaaaaaacaaaacacgaaGGTTGGAGCATTTTGATGCTTTGCAATGTAGTTGCCCTCCTCTGCAATTCATTAAAACTCAGAAACCAAGTGCCTGTGCCCAACAACACACCTGCCCCTGCTGTTCTGCATGTTGGGGTTGGCTCCAGTTCTGAGCAGAGCCTCAGCGATTCGGGCCATGCCACTCATCACTTCCACAGAGTGTTTCTTGGGGCTGAAAGAGCAGACCAGGTGAAGTGGGGTTTCCACCGCACCTACTGTGGCAGCATTCACCTGAGCAGAGTGGCGAATCAGGAAGATGGATGCAAATTCATCACCTGGAATGTAGGAAAGAAAGATAAACAGTCATTAACTCATTGTTGGATTCTTATGTTTACAAAGCAGCAATGTTGAGGTAGAGTGATCCATCCCAGATAGGGCTGCGTTATATATTCACAAATGATGTaatgataaaaatgtttaatatcagTCAATACTGATAATTATTGATATATTATCATTAATTACCCGaaagttaaatattttgttttcccCTTAAATGATAGCTGAATAAATTGTGAATAATGGaacctttgttatattgatattgaagaaaattacACTGtaatattgttatatatatatattgttatatataaaaatattgttaCAGAAATATTGCCTAACCCCAATCATAGACATTGTTTATCAACACTTTGACAGCCGAATTAGACGTTTGcatgttttataaaaatgcataaaaatagtGATTCCCCACCTCTTTGGATTGCCTTATGGAGGAGACTCCAGCCACTCTGGTCCACCATATCCACATCAGCTTTGTTGTTAACTAAAGTAGTGGCAATACTTTCCAATTTGCGAGAGAGTGCCAGGTCCAATGCCAAGTCACCATTGTTGTCTAATTCGTTCAGCTTGCCAGgtaactgaaaataaacaaacatgaaaacataaaacctGTTTGTtgcataatgaaaaacaaatacaaaacaaaaaaaaatagttaaaagATGAAACTGAATATCTTTTGTCAACTGACCTGCGAGTCCATCTCAATGAGATAAAGAAAGACCACATCTTCTCGTTCAACTTTGATGGCTTTGTGGAGAGGAAATTCTGTTTTAGATTTGATCATCTTGTACAGAAGTTGGGCACTCATGGTGCTGAAGTCCTCTTTCCTCAGATCATCCTTATTAATGACAATGTCAATGGTCAATGTCAACAGAAATCAAAACTGGCCAGTGAAgagaaacatcaacaacacgACACCCATTGTTTATGGATAGAAATCTCAAAATATCATAATATTAGGAAAACAAAATCTCAACTGAAACAGAGAAAGTGAGACTGACTGTTTCACAGCAAACTGCAGCAGAAGTGCCAATGCTAGTTTCCAACCAGTGCAGTTGCCATTTTCATGCCCAGCTCCCATGTTGTACAGGTAGGTTGGTCTTAAAATGAGGTTTGGTCAGGCACAATGTTGTCGCACTTCTATCTTAAGACAGCAGAAAGCCACTGTGCCACTGACCAACAAATACATAGTCTTAACTCAATGgtgcaatatttttttacacttatttaaaTGTCTTCCTTCAACCATCCCTTTTCAGctctgatttctttttattttgcatttactCATCTCCTCAGCAGAGAAGCATTCACTTCTCCAGTTTCCTACATTTGCCATTTAAATAGCAATGCACCAGGCACGGGTAATGACGAACAAATCTCTGATTAACTGAATTGTTGTTATGCCCAAAGCACAACGATGAATAATTCAAACATTAAATACAACCCCATTGTGTCATGCACCTCACTTCGTGCTGAGATTGCACGCCATGGAAATAATGTGCTTGTGCCACGCACTTTAGACCATGTACTTTAGATTGTCTAAATAGGGCCCAACATGTTCTTGATGtattaaaaagaaggaaaacaccTATCCTAATTTTGATGCCTCTGGAGTGTTggagcaccccccccccccctggtTGTTCAATAGCCAAACACAATCAATATCTGAAAGGTCTTACCCAGTGGCTGGCTATGATCTCCCCACAGTAGTTCATCAGGGTGGTGGCATTTAGTTCCTCTGCAGTTTGGTAGAAGCGAATGCAGTTCCTGACATTTACTGAGGACATTACACCTTTTTCACACCTGTCCCAATGAGAAAGCAGATGTATTTAAAGGAAATTAAGCTGCATGTGTTGCTTTTCAacatagtcagcaacagtaatCTTGTCGATGACAACAATTTCAGTGAAGCCCGCACAAAAAAGGGCATTCTAGTTGTGCTGACCTCTCTCGAAGCAGCTGAAGCTGGAAGCGGTTAGCCAGCTTCATCAGGTCAATGAGAAAGGCATCATCTTCACTAATTTCCAACTCATCTTTGTATGCCCAGCGCAACATCGCCATGGCAACCTCAGGCTTGCAATCTGGGAATAAATGATAACATCACGTTAGAAATGTACAACATCTGATCAGTTACATCTCTAATCTGTGCAAAcactaaacaataatcatttatacaatgacaaaataacaaCTGTTTACTTTAACTTAAAACACTGGGCCAAAAATATTCACAGACGTCGCTTAGAatcattttattacttttatatgAAACACTACTAACATTAATTTGCTGACTGGAAAAATCAGCACAAAGGTTAAACTCTAGACAGAGCAGAACTGTGTCCCATAGTGGACTCTGACAACCTGCAGAATCTATGccaaaataaatattctttcattatttataaAACCAAGCATGTTGACTGAATGATGGATATGGAAAGGATACGTGTATGTTATAATAATTTAAGTGAATTTAGTGACATCACACCAACATGGTTTCTCACCAGATAGGTCCAGTTCAGAGGTGGAGGCCAGGTTAGCCAGACTCCAAACATCACTGCGAGCAGCCAACACAAACTTATGGGCGCTGAAATTCTCCCCGGCAACTTTGACTTTCAGATCACTGCAAAACCAACACATTCATCTTAAACACATTCATGAAAATACAAATTATGCTAGGTCTAACAAAGAAACAGATTGTTCAGATTATTCAAGTATAGACATGTCAAGACAAGATTAGAAC from the Solea solea chromosome 4, fSolSol10.1, whole genome shotgun sequence genome contains:
- the ankfy1 gene encoding rabankyrin-5 yields the protein MAEEEVAKLQKHLALLRQEYVKMQQKLVDTERRCAVLAAQTSGQGSSSPAAADTFISRLLEIVADLYQQEQYSDLKVKVAGENFSAHKFVLAARSDVWSLANLASTSELDLSDCKPEVAMAMLRWAYKDELEISEDDAFLIDLMKLANRFQLQLLRERCEKGVMSSVNVRNCIRFYQTAEELNATTLMNYCGEIIASHWDDLRKEDFSTMSAQLLYKMIKSKTEFPLHKAIKVEREDVVFLYLIEMDSQLPGKLNELDNNGDLALDLALSRKLESIATTLVNNKADVDMVDQSGWSLLHKAIQRGDEFASIFLIRHSAQVNAATVGAVETPLHLVCSFSPKKHSVEVMSGMARIAEALLRTGANPNMQNSRGRTPLHEAVASGNEPVFSQLLQCKQLDLELKDHEGSTALWLALQYITVSSGTSVNPFEDDVPVVNGTSFDENSFAAQLIQRGSNPDAPDTTTGNCLMQRAAGAGNEAASLFLATHGAKVNHVNKWGESPLHTACRCGLASLTAELLQQGANPNLQTQKAMPDESNGVALQSPLHMAIAHNHPDVVSVILEQKANALHATNNFQIIPDFSLKDSMDQTVLGLALWTGMHTIAAQLLGSGASINDTMSNGQTLLHMAIQRQDSKSALFLLEHQADINVRTQEGQTALQLAISNQLPLVVDAICTRGADMSVVDDKGDPPLWLALENGLEDIASTLVRHGCDATCWNIGPSGCEQTLLHRAVDENNEVSACFLIRSGCDVNSPRKPGPNGEGDEEARDGQTPLHLASSWGLEEVVQCLLEFGANVNTQDAEGRAPIHAAISSQHNVIIQLLISHPDIRLNIRDRQGTTPFACAMTHKNNKAAEAILKREPGAAEQVDNKGRNFLHVAVQNSDIESVLFLISVQANVNSRVQDAAKLTPLHLAVQAGSEIIVRNLLLAGAKVNELTKHRQTALHLAAQQDLATICSVLLENGVDFAAEDENGNNALHLAVMQGRLNNVRTLLTESNIDAEAFNLRGQSPMHVLGHYGKENAAAIFELFLECMPEYPLDKPDNEGNTVLLLAYMKGNANLCRAIVRAGARLGINNNQGINIFNYQVATKQLLFRLLDMLSKEPPWCDGSNCYECAAKFGVTTRKHHCRHCGRLLCHKCSIKEIPIIKFDLNKPVRVCDICFDVLTLGGVS